TGATGGAGCCAGTGCCATATCTGCGTGCGCGAGATCTCGGCGGTCGCGGCGTCTTCCATCAAGTTGTAGAGCGGCACGCAGCCCACGCCGCGCAGCCAGGCTTCGAGATACTGGACGCCGACCCGGAGGTTGAGCCGCAGGCCTTCTTCGGTGCGGGTCCCCTCGGGGACGCGCAGCAGGTCATCAGGGCCGAACTGCACGTCTTCGCGCAGTCGCTCGAGCTGATTCGGTCCCGAGAGCTTCGCTTCGAACTCCTCGCGCGCCAAAGACACGAGCCCGGGATGGGCGACCCAGGTGCCGTCGTGGCCGTCGCCGACTTCGCGCTGCTTGTCGGCGCGCACCCGCGCCAGCGCCTTGTCGCTCGCCTCGGGGTTGTCGCGGATCGGAATCTGAGCCGCCATGCCGCCGATCGCGTGGGCGCCCCGGCGATGACACGTGCGCACCGTGAGCTGCGTGTAGGCGCGCATGCACGGCTGCTCCATCGTCACCTGGGAGCGATCCGGAAGCACCGCGGCCGGATCGTGACGGCGCGTCTTGATGAACGAGAAGATGTAGTCCCAGCGGCCGCAGTTGAGACCGGCCGAGTGCTCACGCAGCTCGTAGAGGATCTCGTCCATCTCGAACGCCGCGGGAAGGGTCTCGATCAGGCACGTGGCGCGGACGCTGCCGCGCGGCAAGCCGAGGGTCTCCTGGGCGCGCAAGAAGATCTGGTTCCAGATGCGAGCCTCGAGATGGCTCTCCATCTTCGGCAGATAGAAGTAGGGACCGCTGCCGCGTCGCAGCAGCTCGGCCGCGTTGTGGAAGAAGAAGAGCCCGAAGTCGAGCAGCGAACCTGGGATCGGGCGGCCATCGAGAATGACGTGACGCTCGGGCAGGTGGAGTCCGCGTGGCCGCACCATCAAGGTCGCCAGGCTGGGTTTCAGGCGGTAGGACTTGCCGCTCTCCGGATCCTCATGCGTCAGCGTGCGCCGCACCGCGCCCATCAGGCTGCGATGCCCTTCCATGAGGTTCTGCCAGGTCGGAGCGGTGGAGTCCTCGAAGTCGGCCATGAAGACATCCGCGCCGGAATTGAGCGCGTTGATGATCATCTTGCGATCGACCGGTCCGGTGATCTCGACGATCCGCTTCTGGAGATCGGCGGGAGTCTTGGCCACGCGCCAATCCGCCGCGCGAATGCCCGCGGTCTCGGGAAGGAAATCGAGCGTGCGTCCTGTCGCCCATTCCGCGCGGCGGGCCAATCTCCGCGCCATCGCGAGCTCGATCTCCGGCCGGAACAAGCGCGCCAGATCGGCGACGAAAGCGAGCGCATCCGGCGTGAGCACGTCGCCGAAATCGGCGCTGTCGACCTGAATGAGCCGGAAGCTCTCCGGGGACTTCACATGCTGAGCCATGTGAAAACTCTAGGGGGTTGAGTTCGAGCGCGTCAATAACTTTATCTCCTATACGGAGTTATGCTGACACATGAATGACAGAGATGTTAGTCAATGAGTCAATCGTGTAAACTTCAGGCGTGCCACCGCTCACCATCCCGGGCCGAAAAGTCCGTGCTCTTCGAACCCGGGCGGGCCTCTCCCAGGCCGCCCTGGCCGAACGGCTGGGGATCTCCTCGTCCTACCTCAATCTCATCGAGCATGACCGCCGGCGCCTGACCGCCGGGTTGCTGGTGCTCCTCGCTCAAGTCCTGGATCTGGACATCAGGACGCTGTCCTCGGGACTCGACGGACGGCTCGTGGCCGACCTCCAGGAGTTGTTCGCCGACCCCCTGTTCGAGGGCCAGGCGCCACCCGAAGCCGAGCTTCGCGAGATCGCGGTCGCGCATCCGGAGACCGCGCGGGCCATTGCCCGCCTCCACCAGGGCTACCAGACAGCCCAGGCATCGGCCCGGACCCTCGCCAGCCAGGCGCTCGACCGGCAGGACCTGCCGGGCATGTCGACCTCCGAGATGTCCCCCGAGCAGGTCACCGACTTCCTGCAGGAGCACGCCAACCACTTTCCCGACCTCGAGGCCCAGGCCGAGCATGTGTGGAGAGAGGGGCAGTTCGAGTTCGAGGATCTGTTCGGCGCACTCGCCGGCTATCTCGACCGGCGCTTCGACGTGAAGGTCCAGATCCGCAAGGTCGGCGAGATGC
This portion of the Candidatus Eisenbacteria bacterium genome encodes:
- the aceB gene encoding malate synthase A → MAQHVKSPESFRLIQVDSADFGDVLTPDALAFVADLARLFRPEIELAMARRLARRAEWATGRTLDFLPETAGIRAADWRVAKTPADLQKRIVEITGPVDRKMIINALNSGADVFMADFEDSTAPTWQNLMEGHRSLMGAVRRTLTHEDPESGKSYRLKPSLATLMVRPRGLHLPERHVILDGRPIPGSLLDFGLFFFHNAAELLRRGSGPYFYLPKMESHLEARIWNQIFLRAQETLGLPRGSVRATCLIETLPAAFEMDEILYELREHSAGLNCGRWDYIFSFIKTRRHDPAAVLPDRSQVTMEQPCMRAYTQLTVRTCHRRGAHAIGGMAAQIPIRDNPEASDKALARVRADKQREVGDGHDGTWVAHPGLVSLAREEFEAKLSGPNQLERLREDVQFGPDDLLRVPEGTRTEEGLRLNLRVGVQYLEAWLRGVGCVPLYNLMEDAATAEISRTQIWHWLHHGAALDDGRRVTRELVSKLLEEEMERVAGEMGRERFESGRFPQAIDLFLRVATTPELEEFLTLPAYDALCAIHDPSDTFTPEPPVTRR